One region of Corvus moneduloides isolate bCorMon1 chromosome 1, bCorMon1.pri, whole genome shotgun sequence genomic DNA includes:
- the PEX1 gene encoding peroxisome biogenesis factor 1 isoform X1 has product MWGCGDPGGAAAATVVLSGTRDCFLHLPPALASLLRLQQGQAVKVSCGHQPIFLSWIETRHQGHPGENIAEINRHLAEKLGIRDGEQVFLEPCSHVSSCQQVEVEPLTADDWEILELHASSLERHLLDQIRVVFPRAIFPVWVEQHTHVYIRIGTLVPAAPYGRLEPRTELLICPKTHGPENITSTPSSESDILLKNFVKNNMEQEETLKDPFAKQPYLKPGVLDQSEADANMTFGSSVLPNIWNFIGNIFSNTSEQKQKTLCDNDEMSTFKDKLLNLIRMDSIFRVCQSQPPSVQNVSTTHEFLKCNAIHVFPWNLDYIDLDPNPVVSYGKINELLSPRQRHQEAKQNLPLEKQNHLTSTQDKNPSNSNSSRASSEGSVVQIVWNGFEDLKSLIEYGYNGEALHAGRVWIPDGLRKKLRIEIHSTVRIKSVESIPKIPVSLTLQPKQNLPKDIHEDDVKCAFSSWLQDSTDDDHPWLMTSTDCIHLSVKEGMEEFVLNAAHPVHIEENKSENIFILSPRLLQKTNIQVLLHPLSRKADDDDNQPAMPDRDKNFPYHKLSDLGGVDKLGASLFEHVSHSLLGRPLSQKLAAIAVGLRSGGVLLTGGKGSGKSTLAKAICKEAFTRLDAHVEVIDCKALRGKRLVNIRKNVEEAFLEAAWRQPSILLMDDLDHIVGVPSTPEHENSPETIQSNRLAYVLKDLMKEVISMGSLIALIATSQSEHSLHPSLVSAQGTHVFQCFKCIRSPDQKQRCEMLYSIIKKKLNSHPKDFSDLDLQCIAKETEGFVARDFTMLIDRAIHTCASNQNASDNGDLNLSTVDFQKALKDFTPLALRNVNLHKPKDLGWDRIGGLKDVKQVLRDTIMLPAKYPELFANLPIRQRSGVLLYGAPGTGKTLLAGVVARESGMNFISIKGPELLSKYIGASEQAVRDIFNRAQAAKPCIVFFDEFDSIAPRRGHDNTGVTDRVVNQLLTQLDGVEGLQGVYVLAATSRPDLIDPALLRPGRLDKCLYCPPPDQNSRYEILKALSYSLSLANDVDFQDLAAKTEQFTGADLKALLYNAQLEAIHTNLNLGLTQDFGSSSDSDFSLSSMVFLNHSSGSDDSAIDGEAGLEQSLISLDMSDLLPEDPRSNMYRLYFGSSYESELGNGTPSELSSLCLSGPNSITYDFTSVTQRDVASSQPAMLRAASQEGSLENQEQQAEHLRTEINAIKANYRSKNGEDSTLNQSALPKTTLTITQSHLMAALQSMRPSISQDDWKHFTELYDNFQNPKKRKVQIGATFRPGQKMTLA; this is encoded by the exons GTATTTCTTGAGCCCTGTTCCCATGTGTCGTCCTGTCAGCAAGTAGAAGTGGAACCACTCACCGCAGATGATTGGGAAATTCTG GAACTGCACGCTTCCTCTCTTGAAAGGCATCTTCTTGACCAGATTCGAGTGGTGTTTCCAAGAGCCATCTTTCCTGTCTGGGTTGAGCAGCACACCCATGTTTACATCAGGATCG GTACACTTGTGCCAGCAGCCCCATATGGGAGATTAGAGCCACGCACGGAGCTTCTGATATGTCCCAAAACACACGGACCTGAGAATATCACCAGCACACCTTCCTCAGAAAGTGACATCTTGCTCaaaaattttgtgaaaaataacaTGGAGCAAGAGGAAACATTAAAGGATCCTTTTGCCAAACAACCTTACTTAAAGCCTGGAGTCCTTGATCAGAGTGAGGCTGATGCAAACATGACGTTTGGCTCAAGTGTTCTCCCTAATATATGGAATTTCATTGGAAACATTTTCTCTAATACATCTGAGCAGAAACAAAAGACTTTGTGTGATAACGATGAAATGAGCACCTTCAAAGACAAGCTGCTGAACTTAATTCGCATGGATTCCATTTTTAGAGTATGTCAGTCCCAGCCTCCCAGTGTACAGAATGTATCCACCACTCATGAATTTCTGAAATGCAATGCTATTCAtgtttttccatggaatttaGACTATATTGATTTGGATCCAAATCCTGTAGTATCTTACGGGAAAATCAATGAGCTGCTTTCCCCAAGACAGCGTCAtcaagaagcaaaacaaaatctgccacttgaaaagcaaaatcattTGACTAGTACACAAGACAAAAATCCTTCTAATTCTAATAGCAGTCGAGCATCCAGTGAGGGGTCTGTTGTTCAAATCGTTTGGAATGGATTTGAAGACCTAAAGAGTCTCATAGAGTATGGCTACAATGGGGAAGCCTTGCATGCTGGAAGAGTTTGG attcCAGATGGTCTGAGAAAAAAACTACGTATCGAAATACATTCAACAGTCCGAATTAAGTCAGTTGAATCTATTCCTAAAATTCCTGTATCTCTTACACTGCAGCCCAAACAGAACTTA CCTAAAGATATACATGAAGATGATGTTAAATGTGCATTCAGTTCTTGGCTGCAGGATTCCACTGATGATGATCACCCATGGCTAATGACAAGCACAGACTGTATACACCTGTCTGTTAAAGAAG GAATGGAGGAGTTTGTCCTTAATGCAGCGCATCCCGTGCACATTGAAGAAAATAAGtctgagaatatttttataCTAAGTCCCAGGTTGCTGCAAAAGACAAATATACAA GTTCTTTTACATCCTCTAAGTAGAAAAGCTGATGATGATGACAACCAGCCAGCTATGCCTGATAGAGACAAGAACTTTCCATATCACAAACTAAGCGATTTAGG AGGAGTGGACAAATTAGGAGCATCTTTATTTGAACACGTAAGCCACAGCCTTCTGGGGCGTCCTTTATCTCAAAAGCTGGCTGCTATTGCTGTGGGACTACGAAGTGGAGGGGTGCTTCTCACAGGAGGAAAG gGAAGTGGAAAGTCAACATTAGCAAAGGCCATCTGCAAAGAAGCTTTCACTAGACTGGATGCTCATGTAGAAGTAATTGATTGTAAAGCTTTAAGAG gaaaaagaTTGGTAAACATAAGGAAAAATGTGGAAGAAGCTTTTTTAGAGGCAGCATGGAGACAACCATCCATTCTTTTGATGGATGATCTTGATCACATTGTTGGAGTACCTTCTACACCAGAGCATGAGAACAGCCCTGAAACTATTCAAAGCAATAGACTTGCTTATG TTTTAAAAGATCTGATGAAAGAAGTTATTTCCATGGGGAGTTTGATTGCACTAATTGCCACAAGTCAGTCTGAACATTCCCTTCATCCTTCCCTGGTTTCAGCACAAGGAACTCATGTATTTCAGTGCTTCAAATGTATCCGATCTCCAGATCAG aagcaaagatGTGAAATGCTGTATTCCATAATAAAGAAGAAACTGAATTCTCATCCGAAGGACTTTTCTGATCTTGACCTGCAATGTAttgcaaaggaaacagaaggtTTTGTTGCTAGAGATTTTACTATGCTGATTGATCGTGCCATTCATACCTGTGCTTCTAACCAGAATGCATCAGATAATGGTG atttGAACCTGTCAACTGTGGATTTTCAGAAAGCTCTAAAAGATTTTACTCCATTAGCTCTGAGAAATGTCAACCTTCATAAACCTAAAGACCTTGGCTGGGACAGGATTGGTGGCTTAAAAGATGTGAAGCAAGTGCTGAGGGATACCATCATGTTACCTGCAAAG TATCCAGAATTATTTGCAAACCTGCCCATACGACAGAGATCAGGAGTTTTGCTGTATGGAGCGCCTGGAACAGGAAAAACACTGTTGGCGGGAGTGGTTGCTAGAGAGAGTGGAATGAATTTCATCAGCATCAAG GgaccagagctgctcagcaaaTACATTGGAGCAAGTGAACAAGCAGTTAGAGATATCTTCAACAG gGCTCAGGCAGCTAAGCCTTGCATTGTTTTCTTTGATGAGTTTGATTCTATTGCTCCTCGCCGAGGTCACGACAACACAGGAGTCACCGACCGAGTGGTTAACCAGCTGTTGACTCAGTTAGATGGTGTGGAAGGCTTGCAAG GGGTTTATGTGCTAGCTGCTACCAGTCGCCCGGATTTGATTGACCCTGCTTTGTTAAGGCCAGGTCGACTGGATAAATGCCTGTACTGTCCACCTCCTGATCAG aattcaCGCTATGAAATCTTAAAAGCTCTCAGTTATTCCCTGTCCTTGGCCAATGATGTGGACTTTCAGGATTTGGCAGCAAAAACAGAACAGTTCACAGGGGCTGACCTAAAAGCTTTATTATACAATGCCCAATTAGAGGCAATCCATACTAATTTAAATTTAGGTTTAACACAG GATTTTGGATCTAGTTCTGATAGTGACTTCAGTCTCTCTTCCATGGTTTTTCTAAACCACAGCAGTGGCTCAGATGATTCAGCAATAGATGGAGAAGCAGGGCTAGAGCAATCTCTTATTTCTTTAGACATGTCTGACTTGCTTCCTGAAGATCCAAGGTCCAACATGTATCGTCTTTATTTCGGAAGCTCTTATGAGTCAGAGCTGGGAAATGGAACTCCTTCAGAACTG AGCTCTTTGTGTTTGTCCGGTCCAAACTCCATAACTTACGACTTTACCAGCGTCACTCAGAGAGATGTTGCATCCTCCCAACCTGCAATGCTTAGAGCAGCTTCTCAAGAAGGCTCCCTGGAGAACCAGGAGCAGCAAGCAGAGCACCTGAGGACAGAAATCAATGCTATCAAGGCCAATTACAGAAGCAAGAATGGA GAGGACAGCACCCTTAACCAGTCAGCGCTTCCCAAGACCACCTTAACTATTACCCAGTCTCATCTGATGGCTGCTCTTCAGAGTATGAGACCATCCATTAGTCAGGATGACTGGAAGCATTTTACTGAACT gtATGATAATTTTCAGAATCCCAAGAAGAGGAAAGTACAGATTGGTGCAACATTCAGACCAGGACAAAAAATGACTCTAGCTTAG
- the PEX1 gene encoding peroxisome biogenesis factor 1 isoform X2: MCKFVTQGQAVKVSCGHQPIFLSWIETRHQGHPGENIAEINRHLAEKLGIRDGEQVFLEPCSHVSSCQQVEVEPLTADDWEILELHASSLERHLLDQIRVVFPRAIFPVWVEQHTHVYIRIGTLVPAAPYGRLEPRTELLICPKTHGPENITSTPSSESDILLKNFVKNNMEQEETLKDPFAKQPYLKPGVLDQSEADANMTFGSSVLPNIWNFIGNIFSNTSEQKQKTLCDNDEMSTFKDKLLNLIRMDSIFRVCQSQPPSVQNVSTTHEFLKCNAIHVFPWNLDYIDLDPNPVVSYGKINELLSPRQRHQEAKQNLPLEKQNHLTSTQDKNPSNSNSSRASSEGSVVQIVWNGFEDLKSLIEYGYNGEALHAGRVWIPDGLRKKLRIEIHSTVRIKSVESIPKIPVSLTLQPKQNLPKDIHEDDVKCAFSSWLQDSTDDDHPWLMTSTDCIHLSVKEGMEEFVLNAAHPVHIEENKSENIFILSPRLLQKTNIQVLLHPLSRKADDDDNQPAMPDRDKNFPYHKLSDLGGVDKLGASLFEHVSHSLLGRPLSQKLAAIAVGLRSGGVLLTGGKGSGKSTLAKAICKEAFTRLDAHVEVIDCKALRGKRLVNIRKNVEEAFLEAAWRQPSILLMDDLDHIVGVPSTPEHENSPETIQSNRLAYVLKDLMKEVISMGSLIALIATSQSEHSLHPSLVSAQGTHVFQCFKCIRSPDQKQRCEMLYSIIKKKLNSHPKDFSDLDLQCIAKETEGFVARDFTMLIDRAIHTCASNQNASDNGDLNLSTVDFQKALKDFTPLALRNVNLHKPKDLGWDRIGGLKDVKQVLRDTIMLPAKYPELFANLPIRQRSGVLLYGAPGTGKTLLAGVVARESGMNFISIKGPELLSKYIGASEQAVRDIFNRAQAAKPCIVFFDEFDSIAPRRGHDNTGVTDRVVNQLLTQLDGVEGLQGVYVLAATSRPDLIDPALLRPGRLDKCLYCPPPDQNSRYEILKALSYSLSLANDVDFQDLAAKTEQFTGADLKALLYNAQLEAIHTNLNLGLTQDFGSSSDSDFSLSSMVFLNHSSGSDDSAIDGEAGLEQSLISLDMSDLLPEDPRSNMYRLYFGSSYESELGNGTPSELSSLCLSGPNSITYDFTSVTQRDVASSQPAMLRAASQEGSLENQEQQAEHLRTEINAIKANYRSKNGEDSTLNQSALPKTTLTITQSHLMAALQSMRPSISQDDWKHFTELYDNFQNPKKRKVQIGATFRPGQKMTLA; the protein is encoded by the exons GTATTTCTTGAGCCCTGTTCCCATGTGTCGTCCTGTCAGCAAGTAGAAGTGGAACCACTCACCGCAGATGATTGGGAAATTCTG GAACTGCACGCTTCCTCTCTTGAAAGGCATCTTCTTGACCAGATTCGAGTGGTGTTTCCAAGAGCCATCTTTCCTGTCTGGGTTGAGCAGCACACCCATGTTTACATCAGGATCG GTACACTTGTGCCAGCAGCCCCATATGGGAGATTAGAGCCACGCACGGAGCTTCTGATATGTCCCAAAACACACGGACCTGAGAATATCACCAGCACACCTTCCTCAGAAAGTGACATCTTGCTCaaaaattttgtgaaaaataacaTGGAGCAAGAGGAAACATTAAAGGATCCTTTTGCCAAACAACCTTACTTAAAGCCTGGAGTCCTTGATCAGAGTGAGGCTGATGCAAACATGACGTTTGGCTCAAGTGTTCTCCCTAATATATGGAATTTCATTGGAAACATTTTCTCTAATACATCTGAGCAGAAACAAAAGACTTTGTGTGATAACGATGAAATGAGCACCTTCAAAGACAAGCTGCTGAACTTAATTCGCATGGATTCCATTTTTAGAGTATGTCAGTCCCAGCCTCCCAGTGTACAGAATGTATCCACCACTCATGAATTTCTGAAATGCAATGCTATTCAtgtttttccatggaatttaGACTATATTGATTTGGATCCAAATCCTGTAGTATCTTACGGGAAAATCAATGAGCTGCTTTCCCCAAGACAGCGTCAtcaagaagcaaaacaaaatctgccacttgaaaagcaaaatcattTGACTAGTACACAAGACAAAAATCCTTCTAATTCTAATAGCAGTCGAGCATCCAGTGAGGGGTCTGTTGTTCAAATCGTTTGGAATGGATTTGAAGACCTAAAGAGTCTCATAGAGTATGGCTACAATGGGGAAGCCTTGCATGCTGGAAGAGTTTGG attcCAGATGGTCTGAGAAAAAAACTACGTATCGAAATACATTCAACAGTCCGAATTAAGTCAGTTGAATCTATTCCTAAAATTCCTGTATCTCTTACACTGCAGCCCAAACAGAACTTA CCTAAAGATATACATGAAGATGATGTTAAATGTGCATTCAGTTCTTGGCTGCAGGATTCCACTGATGATGATCACCCATGGCTAATGACAAGCACAGACTGTATACACCTGTCTGTTAAAGAAG GAATGGAGGAGTTTGTCCTTAATGCAGCGCATCCCGTGCACATTGAAGAAAATAAGtctgagaatatttttataCTAAGTCCCAGGTTGCTGCAAAAGACAAATATACAA GTTCTTTTACATCCTCTAAGTAGAAAAGCTGATGATGATGACAACCAGCCAGCTATGCCTGATAGAGACAAGAACTTTCCATATCACAAACTAAGCGATTTAGG AGGAGTGGACAAATTAGGAGCATCTTTATTTGAACACGTAAGCCACAGCCTTCTGGGGCGTCCTTTATCTCAAAAGCTGGCTGCTATTGCTGTGGGACTACGAAGTGGAGGGGTGCTTCTCACAGGAGGAAAG gGAAGTGGAAAGTCAACATTAGCAAAGGCCATCTGCAAAGAAGCTTTCACTAGACTGGATGCTCATGTAGAAGTAATTGATTGTAAAGCTTTAAGAG gaaaaagaTTGGTAAACATAAGGAAAAATGTGGAAGAAGCTTTTTTAGAGGCAGCATGGAGACAACCATCCATTCTTTTGATGGATGATCTTGATCACATTGTTGGAGTACCTTCTACACCAGAGCATGAGAACAGCCCTGAAACTATTCAAAGCAATAGACTTGCTTATG TTTTAAAAGATCTGATGAAAGAAGTTATTTCCATGGGGAGTTTGATTGCACTAATTGCCACAAGTCAGTCTGAACATTCCCTTCATCCTTCCCTGGTTTCAGCACAAGGAACTCATGTATTTCAGTGCTTCAAATGTATCCGATCTCCAGATCAG aagcaaagatGTGAAATGCTGTATTCCATAATAAAGAAGAAACTGAATTCTCATCCGAAGGACTTTTCTGATCTTGACCTGCAATGTAttgcaaaggaaacagaaggtTTTGTTGCTAGAGATTTTACTATGCTGATTGATCGTGCCATTCATACCTGTGCTTCTAACCAGAATGCATCAGATAATGGTG atttGAACCTGTCAACTGTGGATTTTCAGAAAGCTCTAAAAGATTTTACTCCATTAGCTCTGAGAAATGTCAACCTTCATAAACCTAAAGACCTTGGCTGGGACAGGATTGGTGGCTTAAAAGATGTGAAGCAAGTGCTGAGGGATACCATCATGTTACCTGCAAAG TATCCAGAATTATTTGCAAACCTGCCCATACGACAGAGATCAGGAGTTTTGCTGTATGGAGCGCCTGGAACAGGAAAAACACTGTTGGCGGGAGTGGTTGCTAGAGAGAGTGGAATGAATTTCATCAGCATCAAG GgaccagagctgctcagcaaaTACATTGGAGCAAGTGAACAAGCAGTTAGAGATATCTTCAACAG gGCTCAGGCAGCTAAGCCTTGCATTGTTTTCTTTGATGAGTTTGATTCTATTGCTCCTCGCCGAGGTCACGACAACACAGGAGTCACCGACCGAGTGGTTAACCAGCTGTTGACTCAGTTAGATGGTGTGGAAGGCTTGCAAG GGGTTTATGTGCTAGCTGCTACCAGTCGCCCGGATTTGATTGACCCTGCTTTGTTAAGGCCAGGTCGACTGGATAAATGCCTGTACTGTCCACCTCCTGATCAG aattcaCGCTATGAAATCTTAAAAGCTCTCAGTTATTCCCTGTCCTTGGCCAATGATGTGGACTTTCAGGATTTGGCAGCAAAAACAGAACAGTTCACAGGGGCTGACCTAAAAGCTTTATTATACAATGCCCAATTAGAGGCAATCCATACTAATTTAAATTTAGGTTTAACACAG GATTTTGGATCTAGTTCTGATAGTGACTTCAGTCTCTCTTCCATGGTTTTTCTAAACCACAGCAGTGGCTCAGATGATTCAGCAATAGATGGAGAAGCAGGGCTAGAGCAATCTCTTATTTCTTTAGACATGTCTGACTTGCTTCCTGAAGATCCAAGGTCCAACATGTATCGTCTTTATTTCGGAAGCTCTTATGAGTCAGAGCTGGGAAATGGAACTCCTTCAGAACTG AGCTCTTTGTGTTTGTCCGGTCCAAACTCCATAACTTACGACTTTACCAGCGTCACTCAGAGAGATGTTGCATCCTCCCAACCTGCAATGCTTAGAGCAGCTTCTCAAGAAGGCTCCCTGGAGAACCAGGAGCAGCAAGCAGAGCACCTGAGGACAGAAATCAATGCTATCAAGGCCAATTACAGAAGCAAGAATGGA GAGGACAGCACCCTTAACCAGTCAGCGCTTCCCAAGACCACCTTAACTATTACCCAGTCTCATCTGATGGCTGCTCTTCAGAGTATGAGACCATCCATTAGTCAGGATGACTGGAAGCATTTTACTGAACT gtATGATAATTTTCAGAATCCCAAGAAGAGGAAAGTACAGATTGGTGCAACATTCAGACCAGGACAAAAAATGACTCTAGCTTAG
- the PEX1 gene encoding peroxisome biogenesis factor 1 isoform X3 gives MWGCGDPGGAAAATVVLSGTRDCFLHLPPALASLLRLQQGQAVKVSCGHQPIFLSWIETRHQGHPGENIAEINRHLAEKLGIRDGEQVFLEPCSHVSSCQQVEVEPLTADDWEILELHASSLERHLLDQIRVVFPRAIFPVWVEQHTHVYIRIGTLVPAAPYGRLEPRTELLICPKTHGPENITSTPSSESDILLKNFVKNNMEQEETLKDPFAKQPYLKPGVLDQSEADANMTFGSSVLPNIWNFIGNIFSNTSEQKQKTLCDNDEMSTFKDKLLNLIRMDSIFRVCQSQPPSVQNVSTTHEFLKCNAIHVFPWNLDYIDLDPNPVVSYGKINELLSPRQRHQEAKQNLPLEKQNHLTSTQDKNPSNSNSSRASSEGSVVQIVWNGFEDLKSLIEYGYNGEALHAGRVWIPDGLRKKLRIEIHSTVRIKSVESIPKIPVSLTLQPKQNLPKDIHEDDVKCAFSSWLQDSTDDDHPWLMTSTDCIHLSVKEGMEEFVLNAAHPVHIEENKSENIFILSPRLLQKTNIQVLLHPLSRKADDDDNQPAMPDRDKNFPYHKLSDLGGVDKLGASLFEHVSHSLLGRPLSQKLAAIAVGLRSGGVLLTGGKGSGKSTLAKAICKEAFTRLDAHVEVIDCKALRGKRLVNIRKNVEEAFLEAAWRQPSILLMDDLDHIVGVPSTPEHENSPETIQSNRLAYAQGTHVFQCFKCIRSPDQKQRCEMLYSIIKKKLNSHPKDFSDLDLQCIAKETEGFVARDFTMLIDRAIHTCASNQNASDNGDLNLSTVDFQKALKDFTPLALRNVNLHKPKDLGWDRIGGLKDVKQVLRDTIMLPAKYPELFANLPIRQRSGVLLYGAPGTGKTLLAGVVARESGMNFISIKGPELLSKYIGASEQAVRDIFNRAQAAKPCIVFFDEFDSIAPRRGHDNTGVTDRVVNQLLTQLDGVEGLQGVYVLAATSRPDLIDPALLRPGRLDKCLYCPPPDQNSRYEILKALSYSLSLANDVDFQDLAAKTEQFTGADLKALLYNAQLEAIHTNLNLGLTQDFGSSSDSDFSLSSMVFLNHSSGSDDSAIDGEAGLEQSLISLDMSDLLPEDPRSNMYRLYFGSSYESELGNGTPSELSSLCLSGPNSITYDFTSVTQRDVASSQPAMLRAASQEGSLENQEQQAEHLRTEINAIKANYRSKNGEDSTLNQSALPKTTLTITQSHLMAALQSMRPSISQDDWKHFTELYDNFQNPKKRKVQIGATFRPGQKMTLA, from the exons GTATTTCTTGAGCCCTGTTCCCATGTGTCGTCCTGTCAGCAAGTAGAAGTGGAACCACTCACCGCAGATGATTGGGAAATTCTG GAACTGCACGCTTCCTCTCTTGAAAGGCATCTTCTTGACCAGATTCGAGTGGTGTTTCCAAGAGCCATCTTTCCTGTCTGGGTTGAGCAGCACACCCATGTTTACATCAGGATCG GTACACTTGTGCCAGCAGCCCCATATGGGAGATTAGAGCCACGCACGGAGCTTCTGATATGTCCCAAAACACACGGACCTGAGAATATCACCAGCACACCTTCCTCAGAAAGTGACATCTTGCTCaaaaattttgtgaaaaataacaTGGAGCAAGAGGAAACATTAAAGGATCCTTTTGCCAAACAACCTTACTTAAAGCCTGGAGTCCTTGATCAGAGTGAGGCTGATGCAAACATGACGTTTGGCTCAAGTGTTCTCCCTAATATATGGAATTTCATTGGAAACATTTTCTCTAATACATCTGAGCAGAAACAAAAGACTTTGTGTGATAACGATGAAATGAGCACCTTCAAAGACAAGCTGCTGAACTTAATTCGCATGGATTCCATTTTTAGAGTATGTCAGTCCCAGCCTCCCAGTGTACAGAATGTATCCACCACTCATGAATTTCTGAAATGCAATGCTATTCAtgtttttccatggaatttaGACTATATTGATTTGGATCCAAATCCTGTAGTATCTTACGGGAAAATCAATGAGCTGCTTTCCCCAAGACAGCGTCAtcaagaagcaaaacaaaatctgccacttgaaaagcaaaatcattTGACTAGTACACAAGACAAAAATCCTTCTAATTCTAATAGCAGTCGAGCATCCAGTGAGGGGTCTGTTGTTCAAATCGTTTGGAATGGATTTGAAGACCTAAAGAGTCTCATAGAGTATGGCTACAATGGGGAAGCCTTGCATGCTGGAAGAGTTTGG attcCAGATGGTCTGAGAAAAAAACTACGTATCGAAATACATTCAACAGTCCGAATTAAGTCAGTTGAATCTATTCCTAAAATTCCTGTATCTCTTACACTGCAGCCCAAACAGAACTTA CCTAAAGATATACATGAAGATGATGTTAAATGTGCATTCAGTTCTTGGCTGCAGGATTCCACTGATGATGATCACCCATGGCTAATGACAAGCACAGACTGTATACACCTGTCTGTTAAAGAAG GAATGGAGGAGTTTGTCCTTAATGCAGCGCATCCCGTGCACATTGAAGAAAATAAGtctgagaatatttttataCTAAGTCCCAGGTTGCTGCAAAAGACAAATATACAA GTTCTTTTACATCCTCTAAGTAGAAAAGCTGATGATGATGACAACCAGCCAGCTATGCCTGATAGAGACAAGAACTTTCCATATCACAAACTAAGCGATTTAGG AGGAGTGGACAAATTAGGAGCATCTTTATTTGAACACGTAAGCCACAGCCTTCTGGGGCGTCCTTTATCTCAAAAGCTGGCTGCTATTGCTGTGGGACTACGAAGTGGAGGGGTGCTTCTCACAGGAGGAAAG gGAAGTGGAAAGTCAACATTAGCAAAGGCCATCTGCAAAGAAGCTTTCACTAGACTGGATGCTCATGTAGAAGTAATTGATTGTAAAGCTTTAAGAG gaaaaagaTTGGTAAACATAAGGAAAAATGTGGAAGAAGCTTTTTTAGAGGCAGCATGGAGACAACCATCCATTCTTTTGATGGATGATCTTGATCACATTGTTGGAGTACCTTCTACACCAGAGCATGAGAACAGCCCTGAAACTATTCAAAGCAATAGACTTGCTTATG CACAAGGAACTCATGTATTTCAGTGCTTCAAATGTATCCGATCTCCAGATCAG aagcaaagatGTGAAATGCTGTATTCCATAATAAAGAAGAAACTGAATTCTCATCCGAAGGACTTTTCTGATCTTGACCTGCAATGTAttgcaaaggaaacagaaggtTTTGTTGCTAGAGATTTTACTATGCTGATTGATCGTGCCATTCATACCTGTGCTTCTAACCAGAATGCATCAGATAATGGTG atttGAACCTGTCAACTGTGGATTTTCAGAAAGCTCTAAAAGATTTTACTCCATTAGCTCTGAGAAATGTCAACCTTCATAAACCTAAAGACCTTGGCTGGGACAGGATTGGTGGCTTAAAAGATGTGAAGCAAGTGCTGAGGGATACCATCATGTTACCTGCAAAG TATCCAGAATTATTTGCAAACCTGCCCATACGACAGAGATCAGGAGTTTTGCTGTATGGAGCGCCTGGAACAGGAAAAACACTGTTGGCGGGAGTGGTTGCTAGAGAGAGTGGAATGAATTTCATCAGCATCAAG GgaccagagctgctcagcaaaTACATTGGAGCAAGTGAACAAGCAGTTAGAGATATCTTCAACAG gGCTCAGGCAGCTAAGCCTTGCATTGTTTTCTTTGATGAGTTTGATTCTATTGCTCCTCGCCGAGGTCACGACAACACAGGAGTCACCGACCGAGTGGTTAACCAGCTGTTGACTCAGTTAGATGGTGTGGAAGGCTTGCAAG GGGTTTATGTGCTAGCTGCTACCAGTCGCCCGGATTTGATTGACCCTGCTTTGTTAAGGCCAGGTCGACTGGATAAATGCCTGTACTGTCCACCTCCTGATCAG aattcaCGCTATGAAATCTTAAAAGCTCTCAGTTATTCCCTGTCCTTGGCCAATGATGTGGACTTTCAGGATTTGGCAGCAAAAACAGAACAGTTCACAGGGGCTGACCTAAAAGCTTTATTATACAATGCCCAATTAGAGGCAATCCATACTAATTTAAATTTAGGTTTAACACAG GATTTTGGATCTAGTTCTGATAGTGACTTCAGTCTCTCTTCCATGGTTTTTCTAAACCACAGCAGTGGCTCAGATGATTCAGCAATAGATGGAGAAGCAGGGCTAGAGCAATCTCTTATTTCTTTAGACATGTCTGACTTGCTTCCTGAAGATCCAAGGTCCAACATGTATCGTCTTTATTTCGGAAGCTCTTATGAGTCAGAGCTGGGAAATGGAACTCCTTCAGAACTG AGCTCTTTGTGTTTGTCCGGTCCAAACTCCATAACTTACGACTTTACCAGCGTCACTCAGAGAGATGTTGCATCCTCCCAACCTGCAATGCTTAGAGCAGCTTCTCAAGAAGGCTCCCTGGAGAACCAGGAGCAGCAAGCAGAGCACCTGAGGACAGAAATCAATGCTATCAAGGCCAATTACAGAAGCAAGAATGGA GAGGACAGCACCCTTAACCAGTCAGCGCTTCCCAAGACCACCTTAACTATTACCCAGTCTCATCTGATGGCTGCTCTTCAGAGTATGAGACCATCCATTAGTCAGGATGACTGGAAGCATTTTACTGAACT gtATGATAATTTTCAGAATCCCAAGAAGAGGAAAGTACAGATTGGTGCAACATTCAGACCAGGACAAAAAATGACTCTAGCTTAG